A single region of the Halobacteriovorax sp. JY17 genome encodes:
- the tnpB gene encoding IS66 family insertion sequence element accessory protein TnpB (TnpB, as the term is used for proteins encoded by IS66 family insertion elements, is considered an accessory protein, since TnpC, encoded by a neighboring gene, is a DDE family transposase.), whose amino-acid sequence MIFDPKYPIYIFNDYVDMRKGHNTLAYIVTHTINLELMSGALFLFVAKSRKACKALFFDGNGLVLIHKKIERGRFMSFENIKEVTEINSNELTLILNGGQIPLSKSGKKILLKR is encoded by the coding sequence ATGATTTTTGATCCTAAATATCCCATTTATATTTTCAACGACTACGTCGACATGAGAAAAGGACACAATACTTTGGCCTATATCGTCACTCACACAATCAACCTAGAGTTAATGTCAGGAGCTCTTTTTCTATTCGTCGCCAAGAGTAGAAAAGCCTGCAAAGCTTTATTCTTCGATGGCAATGGACTTGTGCTAATTCACAAGAAGATTGAGCGAGGGAGATTCATGTCCTTTGAGAACATTAAAGAAGTTACTGAGATCAACTCAAATGAGTTAACGCTAATTCTCAATGGCGGACAGATCCCTCTCTCAAAGTCTGGAAAGAAAATATTACTAAAAAGATAA